One Glycine max cultivar Williams 82 chromosome 6, Glycine_max_v4.0, whole genome shotgun sequence DNA segment encodes these proteins:
- the LOC100792539 gene encoding UPF0481 protein At3g47200: protein MAYNRDVVRINIEAMLEGARALVTTETTKCCIYKVPFSIRRHNEEAYTPKVVSIGPFHHGLPRLQDMENHKLFYSMAFLKRTQTTVDGFIRKIEEMEPEFRRCYSHTLEFSKEQLVKIIFVDCAFILELFYRGHDPVLKEDDMCLSIPPLRDNIPYDLLLLENQVPFFVLESLFNLSFPSPGADFRSFLELTFHFFAHFNISCLNFNNISRIRHFTDLIRTFHLQDPLPPKTTGNTIKHLPSVTELSEAGLRFKVLKNESCLLKLDFSGWVLEIPQLIVHDRTETLFRNLVALEQCLYPLQSYITDYVDFLDFLVNTNRDVDILVRERVFLNWLGDTDSVATMINGLMKDISVHNIRSQYFDVCEKLNDFHKNPWRKRKSALRRDYCRSPWQTAASTAAIILLILSFVQTVCSILQVIHQ from the coding sequence ATGGCATACAACCGTGATGTTGTTAGGATCAACATTGAGGCGATGCTGGAGGGGGCAAGGGCACTCGTAACTACTGAAACTACTAAGTGTTGCATCTACAAAGTGCCGTTTAGTATCCGAAGACACAACGAAGAAGCCTACACCCCAAAGGTTGTTTCTATTGGCCCTTTTCACCACGGCCTTCCTCGCCTCCAAGACATGGAGAATCACAAACTCTTCTACTCCATGGCTTTTCTCAAACGAACTCAAACAACTGTGGACGGTTTTATCCGCAAGATTGAAGAGATGGAGCCCGAATTTCGTCGCTGTTATTCACACACTCTTGAGTTCAGCAAGGAGCAACTcgtcaaaataatatttgtggatTGTGCTTTTATACTTGAGCTCTTCTACAGAGGACATGATCCAGTATTGAAAGAGGATGACATGTGTCTTTCTATCCCTCCTTTGAGGGATAACATACCGTATGATTTGTTGTTACTTGAGAACCAGGttcctttttttgttcttgAGAGTCTCTTTAATCTGTCCTTCCCTTCACCGGGTGCTGACTTCCGTTCATTTCTTGAGCTTACGTTTCACTTTTTTGCACATTTCAATATATCATGCTTAAACTTTAACAATATTAGCAGAATAAGGCACTTCACAGATCTGATAAGAACTTTTCACTTGCAAGATCCTCTGCCGCCTAAGACTACTGGTAACACAATTAAACATCTTCCTAGTGTCACTGAGTTATCAGAAGCAGGATTGAGGTTTAAGGTTCTTAAAAATGAGTCTTGTTTACTAAAGTTAGACTTTTCGGGATGGGTTCTCGAAATCCCGCAGTTGATAGTGCACGATCGGACTGAAACTTTGTTTCGCAATTTGGTGGCATTGGAGCAGTGTCTCTATCCTTTGCAATCTTACATTACGGACTACGTTGATTTTTTGGACTTCCTTGTAAACACCAACAGAGATGTGGATATACTAGTTCGAGAGAGGGTCTTTCTTAATTGGCTAGGGGACACTGATTCTGTGGCTACCATGATTAATGGCCTTATGAAAGATATTTCGGTACACAATATCAGGTCCCAATACTTTGATGTCTGTGAAAAGTTGaatgattttcataaaaatccTTGGCGTAAGCGAAAGTCGGCTCTGAGGCGAGATTATTGTAGAAGTCCTTGGCAAACTGCTGCTTCCACTGCTGCGAttattcttctcattctctcttttGTTCAAACAGTTTGTTCTATCTTGCAAGTAATACATCAATAG